The proteins below are encoded in one region of Pseudoduganella armeniaca:
- a CDS encoding RelA/SpoT family protein, translated as MVSIAALNSATSDQLVQGLSHEDGVRVLAALDFASDAYAGKTATSGQNAFDFAVGVATTLALLRTDAATRIAGLMFELCLLDPAQAIAIEPKFGKEVSDLVTGVHQLIRLRELTQGSPAATRGKNAAQQAVAQMETLRKMLLAMASDMRVVLVRLASCCSTLRYFADAKLFNEMTRAYGRETLDLYAPLANRLGIWQIKWELEDLSFRFIEPENYKRIAKMLEEKRMMRESFVEQSIERLQTELANAGIKAEVFGRPKHIYSIWNKMRGKELDFTELYDVRAFRVIVADVKTCYTVLGVVHNIWTPIPKEFDDYISRPKPNGYQSLHTVVTADDGRPLEVQIRTQEMHSFAEYGVAAHWRYKEEGGSNFQGQKYDEKIAWLRQLLAWKTDVADAVVGQEELQREWVEKLKSAALDDRIFVLTPQARVLELPVGATPIDFAYHLHSDVGHRCRGARVDGIMVPLNTPLKSGQTCEIITAKGAPGSAGPSRDWLSPGYAVSNRTRAKVRAWFHAIDMQETLSHGRALVEKSLQREGKTAVNLEALAQKLGFGKVDDLFLSVGKEEFSLRHVEQALHDPAEAPPPEDAVVLNKSRASSTEQGAKSGVLVVGTEGLMTQLARCCKPAPPDPIVGFVTRGKGVSIHRLSCKNFAEMRAKAPERVIVTEWGNTRGDTVYPVDLFVLAGDRQGLLRDISEIFSREKINVIGVNTQSAKGQARMTFTAEIGATAQLQKALAAISEVTGVLEARRA; from the coding sequence ATGGTTTCCATCGCGGCGCTGAACAGCGCAACGTCCGACCAGTTGGTCCAGGGGCTGTCCCACGAAGATGGCGTGCGCGTGCTGGCGGCGCTCGATTTCGCCAGCGACGCTTATGCGGGCAAGACCGCCACCAGCGGCCAGAACGCCTTCGATTTCGCCGTCGGCGTGGCCACCACGCTGGCCCTGCTGCGGACCGACGCGGCCACCCGTATCGCCGGCCTGATGTTCGAGCTGTGCCTGCTCGACCCGGCCCAGGCCATCGCCATCGAGCCGAAGTTCGGCAAGGAGGTGTCCGACCTGGTGACGGGCGTGCACCAGCTGATCCGGCTGCGCGAGCTGACCCAGGGCAGTCCCGCCGCCACGCGCGGCAAGAACGCCGCGCAGCAGGCGGTGGCGCAGATGGAAACGCTGCGCAAGATGCTGCTGGCGATGGCCTCCGACATGCGCGTGGTGCTGGTGCGCCTGGCCTCCTGCTGCAGCACGCTGCGCTATTTCGCGGACGCGAAACTGTTCAACGAGATGACGCGCGCCTACGGCCGCGAAACGCTGGACCTGTACGCGCCGCTGGCCAACCGCCTCGGCATCTGGCAGATCAAGTGGGAGCTGGAGGACCTGTCGTTCCGCTTCATCGAGCCGGAAAACTACAAGCGCATTGCCAAGATGCTGGAAGAGAAGCGCATGATGCGCGAGAGCTTCGTCGAGCAGTCGATCGAACGGCTGCAGACGGAGCTGGCCAATGCCGGCATCAAGGCCGAGGTGTTCGGCCGGCCGAAACACATCTACAGCATCTGGAACAAGATGCGCGGCAAGGAGCTCGATTTCACGGAGCTGTACGACGTGCGTGCGTTCCGCGTCATCGTGGCGGACGTGAAGACCTGCTACACGGTGCTGGGCGTGGTGCACAATATCTGGACACCGATCCCGAAGGAATTCGACGACTACATCTCGCGCCCCAAGCCGAACGGCTACCAGTCGCTGCACACGGTGGTGACGGCGGACGACGGCCGGCCGCTCGAAGTGCAGATCCGCACCCAGGAGATGCACAGCTTCGCCGAGTATGGCGTGGCGGCGCACTGGCGCTACAAGGAGGAGGGCGGCTCCAACTTCCAGGGTCAGAAATACGACGAGAAGATCGCCTGGCTGCGCCAGCTGCTGGCCTGGAAGACCGACGTGGCCGATGCCGTCGTCGGCCAGGAGGAGCTGCAGCGCGAATGGGTGGAAAAGCTCAAGTCGGCCGCGCTGGACGACCGCATCTTCGTCCTGACGCCGCAGGCGCGCGTGCTCGAGCTGCCGGTCGGCGCGACGCCGATCGACTTCGCCTATCACCTGCACAGCGACGTCGGCCACCGCTGCCGCGGCGCGCGGGTGGACGGCATCATGGTGCCGCTCAATACCCCATTAAAAAGCGGCCAGACCTGCGAGATCATCACCGCCAAGGGCGCGCCGGGATCGGCCGGGCCGTCGCGCGACTGGCTCAGCCCCGGCTACGCCGTCAGCAACCGCACCCGCGCCAAGGTACGCGCCTGGTTCCATGCGATCGACATGCAGGAGACCCTGTCGCATGGCCGCGCGCTGGTCGAGAAATCGCTGCAGCGCGAGGGCAAGACGGCCGTCAACCTGGAAGCGCTGGCGCAGAAGCTGGGCTTCGGCAAGGTCGACGACCTGTTCCTCTCGGTCGGCAAGGAGGAGTTCAGCCTGCGCCACGTCGAGCAGGCGCTGCACGACCCGGCCGAGGCGCCGCCGCCGGAAGACGCGGTGGTGCTCAACAAGAGCCGCGCCTCCTCGACCGAGCAGGGCGCCAAGTCGGGCGTGCTGGTGGTCGGCACCGAAGGGCTGATGACGCAGCTGGCGCGCTGCTGCAAGCCGGCGCCGCCCGACCCGATCGTCGGCTTCGTCACGCGCGGCAAGGGCGTGTCGATCCATCGCCTCTCCTGCAAGAACTTCGCCGAGATGCGCGCCAAGGCGCCGGAACGCGTCATCGTCACCGAATGGGGCAATACGCGCGGCGATACCGTCTATCCGGTCGACCTGTTCGTGCTGGCGGGCGACCGCCAGGGACTGTTGCGCGACATCTCCGAGATCTTCTCGCGCGAGAAGATCAACGTCATCGGCGTCAATACGCAGAGCGCGAAAGGACAGGCGCGCATGACCTTCACCGCCGAGATCGGGGCCACGGCCCAGCTGCAGAAGGCGCTGGCGGCCATTTCCGAGGTGACCGGGGTGCTCGAAGCCCGACGCGCATGA
- a CDS encoding RidA family protein, protein MEIKRLHVGKRLSEVAIHNNTVYLAGQIAEDTTADIAGQTREVLGHVDRLLAESGSDKSCILSTQIYISDMALFPAMNEEWDAWVAQGHTPPRATVEAKLANPACLVEIVVVAAQR, encoded by the coding sequence ATGGAAATCAAACGACTGCACGTTGGCAAGCGCCTGTCCGAAGTGGCGATCCACAACAATACCGTCTACCTGGCCGGCCAGATCGCCGAGGACACCACGGCCGACATCGCCGGCCAGACGCGCGAGGTGCTGGGCCACGTCGACCGCCTGCTGGCCGAAAGCGGCAGCGACAAGAGCTGCATCCTGTCCACCCAGATCTACATCAGCGACATGGCGCTGTTCCCGGCGATGAACGAGGAATGGGACGCCTGGGTCGCGCAGGGCCACACGCCGCCGCGCGCCACCGTCGAGGCCAAGCTGGCCAACCCGGCCTGCCTGGTCGAGATCGTGGTCGTCGCCGCGCAGCGCTGA
- a CDS encoding alpha/beta fold hydrolase, whose amino-acid sequence MSDPVTVKSVQCISPAGLHRMAYKEWGDPANPDVLVCVHGVTRVSDDFDDLARALADRYRVICPDVVGRGRSGRLRNPELYVVPQYVSDMVTLLARVLANGERQQVHWLGTSMGGLIGMGLASLPDSPIDRLVLNDIGPVLDPAALHRIGDYIGQDLRFPTFEAGAQFVRDVSQPFGPHSDEQWDKMARDVLRQDANGEWVRHYDMGLALPFRAATPESVAADGSRLWAAYDAIRCPTLVVRGELSDLLSHATAEEMTRRGPRARLVEIPGVGHAPMLIQPEQIAVIREFLLNQ is encoded by the coding sequence ATGAGCGACCCGGTAACAGTGAAGTCAGTACAGTGCATCTCGCCGGCCGGGCTGCACCGGATGGCGTACAAGGAATGGGGCGATCCGGCCAATCCGGACGTGCTGGTGTGCGTGCACGGCGTCACCCGCGTGTCGGACGATTTCGACGACCTGGCGCGCGCGCTGGCCGACCGCTACCGCGTGATCTGCCCGGACGTGGTAGGGCGCGGGCGCTCCGGCCGGCTGCGCAATCCGGAACTGTACGTGGTGCCGCAATACGTCAGCGACATGGTGACCCTGCTGGCGCGCGTGCTGGCCAACGGCGAGCGGCAGCAGGTGCACTGGCTCGGCACGTCGATGGGCGGCTTGATCGGCATGGGCCTGGCCTCGCTGCCGGACAGCCCGATCGACCGCCTGGTGCTGAACGACATCGGTCCCGTGCTCGATCCGGCCGCGCTGCACCGCATCGGCGACTACATCGGGCAGGACTTGCGCTTCCCCACCTTCGAGGCGGGCGCGCAGTTCGTGCGCGACGTGTCGCAGCCGTTCGGCCCGCACAGCGACGAACAGTGGGACAAGATGGCGCGCGACGTGCTGCGCCAGGACGCCAACGGCGAATGGGTGCGCCACTACGACATGGGCCTGGCCCTGCCGTTCCGCGCCGCCACGCCCGAATCGGTGGCCGCCGACGGCAGCCGGCTGTGGGCCGCCTACGATGCGATCCGCTGCCCCACCCTGGTGGTGCGCGGCGAACTGTCCGACCTGCTGTCGCACGCGACGGCCGAGGAGATGACGCGGCGCGGTCCGCGCGCGCGGCTGGTCGAAATCCCGGGCGTCGGCCATGCGCCGATGCTGATCCAGCCCGAGCAGATCGCCGTCATCCGCGAATTTTTGTTGAACCAGTAG